Proteins encoded in a region of the Pieris napi chromosome 5, ilPieNapi1.2, whole genome shotgun sequence genome:
- the LOC125049309 gene encoding protogenin isoform X1, whose translation MALILLQVLLLGVLAAAVDDVPVTWSASPHSTLLQCEVVDKARTVSRRPPPPPLDDERPKPKTYLWRRGKEEFSERREPLIVYQEREGDGLYQCGVKFHQGIVLGYPVNLKFPFIKDDFSSQPQNVEAYLRQPLVIPCRIDSGPPATIAWFRNGQSLQLNYRYHLLKDELLITDVRTEDAGVYRCIASNAILNRTITSAEGVVTVVPSTSTDISLLPLHHGDYSAPLGGSLVLPCPVIGWPRQHVIWKLTPPLVGARTSELESSEEVLRLSNLGADQVGLYTCSVEGRSDLVKTYNVTYTIPVNITHPPISKEVKRAGTVRLNCTATGSPKPKIYWYKDGEPLVLASRFNLRTSADHSLIQLVISGITSNDAGVYQCFASNGISMASQWAELTVTGPAVAAPVALKCAPTGPTSVSLSWGTLDKVTGYYIVHWEPIDMSEESKTGQPLTTSEMTVPVRGLTQYRFQVRLFSIAVNNYMPSDMSEDVVCQGQGVPVRLQKLQDGQVGVSWRHFAERNPGVVQWILQYSPNHTLPDTIQNVTLDGSVNNYTLNVASSSLYIRVLGSRNWDWLPQNLSLVPWTSTDQAGKDFDVWRIAVPYGLRVVEVMESNLTVSWQCEGAERYTFLVCVRKLEATEDCQESLKTNATVENLEPGSEYEVRVQARVPGRARASAFSEPYHVVTASQGSKLFRNLTYAFVNSSAVRITWSGDARNYTVRYSARLKEPIEQWPFVFTNVNSAIISGIEPTESTFVIVSGYQPLAHSPVLNVPPQMKDMQAKDLEYSYSGSDVRVWWPKGASREVRVSQNVTQPIETWKLYRVTDTSIELRDLTPSLPVHVLVSVGGRNQMLNIPARPANESFGQQLGIGLGVGFCLLCVFCVLIVIFVCVWRKKKIARNRTPNRSRVQTTQGVTEEAEMRAVGASGPRGNGREPLLNGHVHIIDNPASKTPNGKVKKARRYDAFDTFDLSREPERTAECSFGGLLDTSRPPPDLIPSRSNGSFKLPDDNMNSELTHGTFQLDNSKIQPTLQPNG comes from the exons atgTTCCGGTCACGTGGTCAGCCAGTCCTCACAGCACATTGCTACAATGTGAGGTAGTGGATAAAGCTCGCACGGTGTCGCGTAGGCCCCCGCCCCCGCCGCTTGATGATGAGCGGCCCAAACCGAAGACCTATCTGTGGAGGCGCGGTAAAGAAGAATTCAGTGAAAGACG ggAACCGCTAATTGTGTATCAAGAGCGCGAGGGCGATGGCCTGTACCAGTGCGGAGTGAAGTTCCACCAAGGAATTGTCCTCGGTTATCCTGTTAATCTTAAATTTCCAT TTATAAAAGATGACTTTTCATCCCAGCCTCAAAATGTGGAGGCATATTTGAGACAGCCTCTGGTCATTCCATGCAGGATTGACTCGGGACCGCCTGCTACTATAGCTTGGTTCAGGAACGGACAAAGCCTACAGCTTAATTATAG aTACCATTTGCTTAAGGATGAACTACTTATAACTGACGTGAGAACTGAAGATGCTGGAGTTTATAG gtgtATAGCATCAAATGCCATTTTAAACCGGACAATAACAAGTGCTGAAGGGGTCGTAACAGTTGTTCCATCCACGAGTACGGACATTTCACTGTTACCACTGCACCATGGGGACTATTCTGCACCACTCGGGGGTAGCCTGGTGCTACCCTGCCCAGTGATTGGCTGGCCAAGACAGCAT gTTATATGGAAGTTAACCCCCCCACTTGTCGGGGCTCGAACCAGCGAGCTGGAGAGCAGTGAGGAGGTACTGCGTCTGAGCAACCTCGGGGCTGACCAAGTCGGACTCTATACTTGCTCTGTAGAGGGACGCTCAGACCTTGTCAAG acGTACAACGTGACATACACAATACCTGTGAACATAACGCATCCACCAATATCTAAAGAAGTGAAGCGCGCGGGGACAGTCCGACTCAATTGTACCGCCACGGGTTCTCCCAAACCCAAAATCTATTGGTACAAGGATGGTGAACCACTAGTGTTGGCTAGCAGA tTCAATCTACGTACATCTGCAGATCACTCGCTCATTCAGTTGGTCATCAGTGGGATTACTTCTAATGATGctg GTGTGTACCAATGCTTCGCGTCCAATGGTATCTCGATGGCCTCTCAATGGGCCGAGTTGACAGTGACGGGGCCGGCAGTCGCGGCCCCCGTGGCCCTAAAGTGTGCCCCCACGGGCCCCACTTCTGTCTCCCTCAGCTGGGGCACCCTGGATAAGGTTACGGGATACTATATTGTACATTGGGAACCCATAG ACATGTCAGAAGAATCCAAAACCGGTCAGCCCCTGACAACCTCCGAGATGACGGTCCCCGTAAGAGGACTCACCCAGTACCGGTTCCAGGTTCGACTCTTCTCGATCGCAGTCAACAATTATATGCCCAGCGACATGTCTGAGGACGTCGTTTGTCAGGGACAGGGCG TTCCGGTGAGACTGCAGAAGCTCCAAGACGGCCAAGTGGGAGTTTCCTGGCGTCACTTTGCTGAGAGGAATCCCGGAGTGGTGCAGTGGATCCTGCAGTATTCCCCCAACCACACCTTGCCTGATACCATTCAGAATGTCACCCTCGATGGGAGCGTGAACAACTATACGCTAAACg TTGCATCCTCCTCACTGTATATACGCGTGCTGGGGTCCCGAAACTGGGACTGGCTGCCACAGAACCTGTCCCTGGTGCCGTGGACGTCCACCGATCAGGCGGGGAAGGACTTCGACGTCTG GCGGATCGCCGTCCCCTACGGTTTGCGAGTCGTGGAAGTGATGGAGAGCAACTTGACTGTTTCATGGCAATGCGAGGGTGCCGAACGGTATACGTTCCTTGTTTGTGTGCGTAAGTTGGAGGCCACTGAGGATTGTCAGGAGAG tttaaaaacaaatgcgACAGTGGAGAACTTAGAGCCGGGCAGCGAGTATGAGGTGCGAGTTCAAGCGCGAGTTCCGGGACGCGCACGCGCAAGTGCCTTCAGCGAACCGTACCATGTCGTCACTGCTAGTCAGG GTTCGAAACTATTCAGGAACTTAACGTACGCGTTCGTTAACTCGAGCGCAGTGCGTATAACGTGGAGTGGCGACGCACGCAACTACACAGTACGGTATTCCGCGAGACTCAAGGAACCGATCGAGCAATGGCCGTTCGTTTTTACGAATGTTAATTCTGctatt ATAAGCGGTATAGAGCCAACAGAATCGACGTTTGTAATCGTGTCGGGATATCAACCCCTGGCCCACAGTCCAGTGCTGAATGTTCCTCCGCAGATGAAGGATATGC AAGCAAAAGACCTGGAGTACTCGTACAGCGGAAGCGATGTTCGCGTCTGGTGGCCGAAGGGGGCGAGTCGAGAAGTTCGAGTCTCGCAAAACGTCACGCAGCCCATCGAAACCTGGAAGCTGTATAGGGTCACAGACACTAGCATCGag CTCCGTGACTTAACTCCTTCGCTGCCAGTTCACGTGTTGGTGTCGGTGGGAGGTCGCAATCAGATGCTGAATATTCCCGCCAGACCCGCTAATGAAAGCTTCGGTCAACAGCTGG GCATCGGTTTGGGCGTTGGTTTTTGCCTGCTTTGCGTGTTTTGCGTGTTGATCGTCATTTTTGTTTGCGTCTGgaggaaaaagaaaattgcTAGGAACAGAACACCCAACCG GAGTCGAGTCCAAACGACGCAAGGTGTGACCGAAGAAGCCGAAATGAGG GCGGTGGGCGCGAGTGGGCCGAGGGGCAACGGGAGGGAGCCGCTTCTCAACGGACACGTGCATATTATTGACAATCCTGCc TCGAAAACTCCAAACGGGAAAGTGAAGAAAGCCCGCCGGTACGACGCATTCGACACGTTCGACCTGTCTCGCGAACCCGAGCGAACGGCCGAATGTTCCTTCGGCGGTCTGCTGGACACCTCCCGCCCCCCGCCCGACCTGATCCCCTCTCGCTCCAACGGCTCCTTCAAACTCCCCGACGACAACATGAACTCCGAATTGACCCACGGCACGTTCCAACTGGACAACAGCAAAATTCAACCCACCCTTCAGCCCAACGGTTGA
- the LOC125049309 gene encoding protogenin isoform X3, whose product MALILLQVLLLGVLAAAVDDVPVTWSASPHSTLLQCEVVDKARTVSRRPPPPPLDDERPKPKTYLWRRGKEEFSERREPLIVYQEREGDGLYQCGVKFHQGIVLGYPVNLKFPFIKDDFSSQPQNVEAYLRQPLVIPCRIDSGPPATIAWFRNGQSLQLNYRYHLLKDELLITDVRTEDAGVYRCIASNAILNRTITSAEGVVTVVPSTSTDISLLPLHHGDYSAPLGGSLVLPCPVIGWPRQHVIWKLTPPLVGARTSELESSEEVLRLSNLGADQVGLYTCSVEGRSDLVKTYNVTYTIPVNITHPPISKEVKRAGTVRLNCTATGSPKPKIYWYKDGEPLVLASRFNLRTSADHSLIQLVISGITSNDAGVYQCFASNGISMASQWAELTVTGPAVAAPVALKCAPTGPTSVSLSWGTLDKVTGYYIVHWEPIDMSEESKTGQPLTTSEMTVPVRGLTQYRFQVRLFSIAVNNYMPSDMSEDVVCQGQGVPVRLQKLQDGQVGVSWRHFAERNPGVVQWILQYSPNHTLPDTIQNVTLDGSVNNYTLNVASSSLYIRVLGSRNWDWLPQNLSLVPWTSTDQAGKDFDVWRIAVPYGLRVVEVMESNLTVSWQCEGAERYTFLVCVRKLEATEDCQESLKTNATVENLEPGSEYEVRVQARVPGRARASAFSEPYHVVTASQGSKLFRNLTYAFVNSSAVRITWSGDARNYTVRYSARLKEPIEQWPFVFTNVNSAIISGIEPTESTFVIVSGYQPLAHSPVLNVPPQMKDMQAKDLEYSYSGSDVRVWWPKGASREVRVSQNVTQPIETWKLYRVTDTSIELRDLTPSLPVHVLVSVGGRNQMLNIPARPANESFGQQLGIGLGVGFCLLCVFCVLIVIFVCVWRKKKIARNRTPNRSRVQTTQGVTEEAEMRML is encoded by the exons atgTTCCGGTCACGTGGTCAGCCAGTCCTCACAGCACATTGCTACAATGTGAGGTAGTGGATAAAGCTCGCACGGTGTCGCGTAGGCCCCCGCCCCCGCCGCTTGATGATGAGCGGCCCAAACCGAAGACCTATCTGTGGAGGCGCGGTAAAGAAGAATTCAGTGAAAGACG ggAACCGCTAATTGTGTATCAAGAGCGCGAGGGCGATGGCCTGTACCAGTGCGGAGTGAAGTTCCACCAAGGAATTGTCCTCGGTTATCCTGTTAATCTTAAATTTCCAT TTATAAAAGATGACTTTTCATCCCAGCCTCAAAATGTGGAGGCATATTTGAGACAGCCTCTGGTCATTCCATGCAGGATTGACTCGGGACCGCCTGCTACTATAGCTTGGTTCAGGAACGGACAAAGCCTACAGCTTAATTATAG aTACCATTTGCTTAAGGATGAACTACTTATAACTGACGTGAGAACTGAAGATGCTGGAGTTTATAG gtgtATAGCATCAAATGCCATTTTAAACCGGACAATAACAAGTGCTGAAGGGGTCGTAACAGTTGTTCCATCCACGAGTACGGACATTTCACTGTTACCACTGCACCATGGGGACTATTCTGCACCACTCGGGGGTAGCCTGGTGCTACCCTGCCCAGTGATTGGCTGGCCAAGACAGCAT gTTATATGGAAGTTAACCCCCCCACTTGTCGGGGCTCGAACCAGCGAGCTGGAGAGCAGTGAGGAGGTACTGCGTCTGAGCAACCTCGGGGCTGACCAAGTCGGACTCTATACTTGCTCTGTAGAGGGACGCTCAGACCTTGTCAAG acGTACAACGTGACATACACAATACCTGTGAACATAACGCATCCACCAATATCTAAAGAAGTGAAGCGCGCGGGGACAGTCCGACTCAATTGTACCGCCACGGGTTCTCCCAAACCCAAAATCTATTGGTACAAGGATGGTGAACCACTAGTGTTGGCTAGCAGA tTCAATCTACGTACATCTGCAGATCACTCGCTCATTCAGTTGGTCATCAGTGGGATTACTTCTAATGATGctg GTGTGTACCAATGCTTCGCGTCCAATGGTATCTCGATGGCCTCTCAATGGGCCGAGTTGACAGTGACGGGGCCGGCAGTCGCGGCCCCCGTGGCCCTAAAGTGTGCCCCCACGGGCCCCACTTCTGTCTCCCTCAGCTGGGGCACCCTGGATAAGGTTACGGGATACTATATTGTACATTGGGAACCCATAG ACATGTCAGAAGAATCCAAAACCGGTCAGCCCCTGACAACCTCCGAGATGACGGTCCCCGTAAGAGGACTCACCCAGTACCGGTTCCAGGTTCGACTCTTCTCGATCGCAGTCAACAATTATATGCCCAGCGACATGTCTGAGGACGTCGTTTGTCAGGGACAGGGCG TTCCGGTGAGACTGCAGAAGCTCCAAGACGGCCAAGTGGGAGTTTCCTGGCGTCACTTTGCTGAGAGGAATCCCGGAGTGGTGCAGTGGATCCTGCAGTATTCCCCCAACCACACCTTGCCTGATACCATTCAGAATGTCACCCTCGATGGGAGCGTGAACAACTATACGCTAAACg TTGCATCCTCCTCACTGTATATACGCGTGCTGGGGTCCCGAAACTGGGACTGGCTGCCACAGAACCTGTCCCTGGTGCCGTGGACGTCCACCGATCAGGCGGGGAAGGACTTCGACGTCTG GCGGATCGCCGTCCCCTACGGTTTGCGAGTCGTGGAAGTGATGGAGAGCAACTTGACTGTTTCATGGCAATGCGAGGGTGCCGAACGGTATACGTTCCTTGTTTGTGTGCGTAAGTTGGAGGCCACTGAGGATTGTCAGGAGAG tttaaaaacaaatgcgACAGTGGAGAACTTAGAGCCGGGCAGCGAGTATGAGGTGCGAGTTCAAGCGCGAGTTCCGGGACGCGCACGCGCAAGTGCCTTCAGCGAACCGTACCATGTCGTCACTGCTAGTCAGG GTTCGAAACTATTCAGGAACTTAACGTACGCGTTCGTTAACTCGAGCGCAGTGCGTATAACGTGGAGTGGCGACGCACGCAACTACACAGTACGGTATTCCGCGAGACTCAAGGAACCGATCGAGCAATGGCCGTTCGTTTTTACGAATGTTAATTCTGctatt ATAAGCGGTATAGAGCCAACAGAATCGACGTTTGTAATCGTGTCGGGATATCAACCCCTGGCCCACAGTCCAGTGCTGAATGTTCCTCCGCAGATGAAGGATATGC AAGCAAAAGACCTGGAGTACTCGTACAGCGGAAGCGATGTTCGCGTCTGGTGGCCGAAGGGGGCGAGTCGAGAAGTTCGAGTCTCGCAAAACGTCACGCAGCCCATCGAAACCTGGAAGCTGTATAGGGTCACAGACACTAGCATCGag CTCCGTGACTTAACTCCTTCGCTGCCAGTTCACGTGTTGGTGTCGGTGGGAGGTCGCAATCAGATGCTGAATATTCCCGCCAGACCCGCTAATGAAAGCTTCGGTCAACAGCTGG GCATCGGTTTGGGCGTTGGTTTTTGCCTGCTTTGCGTGTTTTGCGTGTTGATCGTCATTTTTGTTTGCGTCTGgaggaaaaagaaaattgcTAGGAACAGAACACCCAACCG GAGTCGAGTCCAAACGACGCAAGGTGTGACCGAAGAAGCCGAAATGAGG ATGTTATGA
- the LOC125049309 gene encoding protogenin isoform X2, with translation MALILLQVLLLGVLAAAVDDVPVTWSASPHSTLLQCEVVDKARTVSRRPPPPPLDDERPKPKTYLWRRGKEEFSERREPLIVYQEREGDGLYQCGVKFHQGIVLGYPVNLKFPFIKDDFSSQPQNVEAYLRQPLVIPCRIDSGPPATIAWFRNGQSLQLNYRYHLLKDELLITDVRTEDAGVYRCIASNAILNRTITSAEGVVTVVPSTSTDISLLPLHHGDYSAPLGGSLVLPCPVIGWPRQHVIWKLTPPLVGARTSELESSEEVLRLSNLGADQVGLYTCSVEGRSDLVKTYNVTYTIPVNITHPPISKEVKRAGTVRLNCTATGSPKPKIYWYKDGEPLVLASRFNLRTSADHSLIQLVISGITSNDAGVYQCFASNGISMASQWAELTVTGPAVAAPVALKCAPTGPTSVSLSWGTLDKVTGYYIVHWEPIDMSEESKTGQPLTTSEMTVPVRGLTQYRFQVRLFSIAVNNYMPSDMSEDVVCQGQGVPVRLQKLQDGQVGVSWRHFAERNPGVVQWILQYSPNHTLPDTIQNVTLDGSVNNYTLNVASSSLYIRVLGSRNWDWLPQNLSLVPWTSTDQAGKDFDVWRIAVPYGLRVVEVMESNLTVSWQCEGAERYTFLVCVRKLEATEDCQESLKTNATVENLEPGSEYEVRVQARVPGRARASAFSEPYHVVTASQGSKLFRNLTYAFVNSSAVRITWSGDARNYTVRYSARLKEPIEQWPFVFTNVNSAIISGIEPTESTFVIVSGYQPLAHSPVLNVPPQMKDMPKDLEYSYSGSDVRVWWPKGASREVRVSQNVTQPIETWKLYRVTDTSIELRDLTPSLPVHVLVSVGGRNQMLNIPARPANESFGQQLGIGLGVGFCLLCVFCVLIVIFVCVWRKKKIARNRTPNRSRVQTTQGVTEEAEMRAVGASGPRGNGREPLLNGHVHIIDNPASKTPNGKVKKARRYDAFDTFDLSREPERTAECSFGGLLDTSRPPPDLIPSRSNGSFKLPDDNMNSELTHGTFQLDNSKIQPTLQPNG, from the exons atgTTCCGGTCACGTGGTCAGCCAGTCCTCACAGCACATTGCTACAATGTGAGGTAGTGGATAAAGCTCGCACGGTGTCGCGTAGGCCCCCGCCCCCGCCGCTTGATGATGAGCGGCCCAAACCGAAGACCTATCTGTGGAGGCGCGGTAAAGAAGAATTCAGTGAAAGACG ggAACCGCTAATTGTGTATCAAGAGCGCGAGGGCGATGGCCTGTACCAGTGCGGAGTGAAGTTCCACCAAGGAATTGTCCTCGGTTATCCTGTTAATCTTAAATTTCCAT TTATAAAAGATGACTTTTCATCCCAGCCTCAAAATGTGGAGGCATATTTGAGACAGCCTCTGGTCATTCCATGCAGGATTGACTCGGGACCGCCTGCTACTATAGCTTGGTTCAGGAACGGACAAAGCCTACAGCTTAATTATAG aTACCATTTGCTTAAGGATGAACTACTTATAACTGACGTGAGAACTGAAGATGCTGGAGTTTATAG gtgtATAGCATCAAATGCCATTTTAAACCGGACAATAACAAGTGCTGAAGGGGTCGTAACAGTTGTTCCATCCACGAGTACGGACATTTCACTGTTACCACTGCACCATGGGGACTATTCTGCACCACTCGGGGGTAGCCTGGTGCTACCCTGCCCAGTGATTGGCTGGCCAAGACAGCAT gTTATATGGAAGTTAACCCCCCCACTTGTCGGGGCTCGAACCAGCGAGCTGGAGAGCAGTGAGGAGGTACTGCGTCTGAGCAACCTCGGGGCTGACCAAGTCGGACTCTATACTTGCTCTGTAGAGGGACGCTCAGACCTTGTCAAG acGTACAACGTGACATACACAATACCTGTGAACATAACGCATCCACCAATATCTAAAGAAGTGAAGCGCGCGGGGACAGTCCGACTCAATTGTACCGCCACGGGTTCTCCCAAACCCAAAATCTATTGGTACAAGGATGGTGAACCACTAGTGTTGGCTAGCAGA tTCAATCTACGTACATCTGCAGATCACTCGCTCATTCAGTTGGTCATCAGTGGGATTACTTCTAATGATGctg GTGTGTACCAATGCTTCGCGTCCAATGGTATCTCGATGGCCTCTCAATGGGCCGAGTTGACAGTGACGGGGCCGGCAGTCGCGGCCCCCGTGGCCCTAAAGTGTGCCCCCACGGGCCCCACTTCTGTCTCCCTCAGCTGGGGCACCCTGGATAAGGTTACGGGATACTATATTGTACATTGGGAACCCATAG ACATGTCAGAAGAATCCAAAACCGGTCAGCCCCTGACAACCTCCGAGATGACGGTCCCCGTAAGAGGACTCACCCAGTACCGGTTCCAGGTTCGACTCTTCTCGATCGCAGTCAACAATTATATGCCCAGCGACATGTCTGAGGACGTCGTTTGTCAGGGACAGGGCG TTCCGGTGAGACTGCAGAAGCTCCAAGACGGCCAAGTGGGAGTTTCCTGGCGTCACTTTGCTGAGAGGAATCCCGGAGTGGTGCAGTGGATCCTGCAGTATTCCCCCAACCACACCTTGCCTGATACCATTCAGAATGTCACCCTCGATGGGAGCGTGAACAACTATACGCTAAACg TTGCATCCTCCTCACTGTATATACGCGTGCTGGGGTCCCGAAACTGGGACTGGCTGCCACAGAACCTGTCCCTGGTGCCGTGGACGTCCACCGATCAGGCGGGGAAGGACTTCGACGTCTG GCGGATCGCCGTCCCCTACGGTTTGCGAGTCGTGGAAGTGATGGAGAGCAACTTGACTGTTTCATGGCAATGCGAGGGTGCCGAACGGTATACGTTCCTTGTTTGTGTGCGTAAGTTGGAGGCCACTGAGGATTGTCAGGAGAG tttaaaaacaaatgcgACAGTGGAGAACTTAGAGCCGGGCAGCGAGTATGAGGTGCGAGTTCAAGCGCGAGTTCCGGGACGCGCACGCGCAAGTGCCTTCAGCGAACCGTACCATGTCGTCACTGCTAGTCAGG GTTCGAAACTATTCAGGAACTTAACGTACGCGTTCGTTAACTCGAGCGCAGTGCGTATAACGTGGAGTGGCGACGCACGCAACTACACAGTACGGTATTCCGCGAGACTCAAGGAACCGATCGAGCAATGGCCGTTCGTTTTTACGAATGTTAATTCTGctatt ATAAGCGGTATAGAGCCAACAGAATCGACGTTTGTAATCGTGTCGGGATATCAACCCCTGGCCCACAGTCCAGTGCTGAATGTTCCTCCGCAGATGAAGGATATGC CAAAAGACCTGGAGTACTCGTACAGCGGAAGCGATGTTCGCGTCTGGTGGCCGAAGGGGGCGAGTCGAGAAGTTCGAGTCTCGCAAAACGTCACGCAGCCCATCGAAACCTGGAAGCTGTATAGGGTCACAGACACTAGCATCGag CTCCGTGACTTAACTCCTTCGCTGCCAGTTCACGTGTTGGTGTCGGTGGGAGGTCGCAATCAGATGCTGAATATTCCCGCCAGACCCGCTAATGAAAGCTTCGGTCAACAGCTGG GCATCGGTTTGGGCGTTGGTTTTTGCCTGCTTTGCGTGTTTTGCGTGTTGATCGTCATTTTTGTTTGCGTCTGgaggaaaaagaaaattgcTAGGAACAGAACACCCAACCG GAGTCGAGTCCAAACGACGCAAGGTGTGACCGAAGAAGCCGAAATGAGG GCGGTGGGCGCGAGTGGGCCGAGGGGCAACGGGAGGGAGCCGCTTCTCAACGGACACGTGCATATTATTGACAATCCTGCc TCGAAAACTCCAAACGGGAAAGTGAAGAAAGCCCGCCGGTACGACGCATTCGACACGTTCGACCTGTCTCGCGAACCCGAGCGAACGGCCGAATGTTCCTTCGGCGGTCTGCTGGACACCTCCCGCCCCCCGCCCGACCTGATCCCCTCTCGCTCCAACGGCTCCTTCAAACTCCCCGACGACAACATGAACTCCGAATTGACCCACGGCACGTTCCAACTGGACAACAGCAAAATTCAACCCACCCTTCAGCCCAACGGTTGA